From Paenibacillus physcomitrellae, the proteins below share one genomic window:
- a CDS encoding small, acid-soluble spore protein, alpha/beta type, with product MARRRSGRGPGADRALQHFKTEAMRQEGYKVNPEQPDDVKYEVAQSLGVPLKHGDNGDLTAEQAGKIGGAIGGSMVREMIRQAQEKLSGGDSGGSGR from the coding sequence ATGGCTAGAAGAAGATCAGGCAGAGGACCGGGTGCAGACCGGGCACTTCAGCATTTTAAGACGGAGGCCATGCGCCAGGAAGGCTACAAAGTGAACCCCGAGCAGCCGGATGACGTCAAATATGAAGTGGCCCAGTCGCTCGGTGTACCGCTCAAGCATGGCGATAACGGCGATCTGACGGCCGAGCAGGCCGGGAAAATCGGCGGCGCCATCGGCGGCTCGATGGTCCGCGAAATGATTCGCCAGGCTCAGGAGAAGCTGAGCGGCGGGGATTCGGGCGGGAGCGGGAGATAA
- a CDS encoding winged helix-turn-helix transcriptional regulator, which yields MPEVEKTPRTKKYNISVEATLEVIGGKWKCVILCHLTHGRKRTSELKRLMPAIAQKMLTQQLRELEEDGIINRISYNEVPPRVEYELSEYGWSLKPILDSLCNWGEQHIIREYGDKFAVLEDNILNH from the coding sequence ATGCCAGAAGTAGAGAAAACGCCAAGAACCAAGAAATACAACATTTCCGTTGAAGCTACGCTTGAGGTCATCGGAGGCAAGTGGAAATGCGTCATCCTTTGTCACCTGACACACGGACGCAAGCGGACCAGCGAGCTGAAGCGCCTGATGCCGGCCATCGCCCAGAAAATGTTGACCCAGCAGCTCAGAGAGCTTGAAGAAGACGGCATTATTAACCGGATCAGCTACAATGAAGTGCCGCCAAGAGTTGAATACGAGCTGAGCGAATACGGCTGGAGCCTGAAGCCGATTCTGGATTCGCTCTGCAATTGGGGCGAGCAGCATATTATCCGGGAGTACGGCGACAAATTCGCGGTGCTGGAGGATAATATTTTGAATCACTAG
- a CDS encoding cache domain-containing sensor histidine kinase yields MKNKKRGGPMWFRNSLKSKLSVLLIAAIVFPLLATGIVSYRIATNLTEKIEKQSGMNTLQQISDKLDFIINDAENMSVFIIGQKNIQSYLGSDRSDISLYSQNVAFLMNLASSKTYISNITITSNRGFPALSNTTIIRSGLPEVMRANEGKYNPAVKWWTPLYENQTTDNGIKQVFTLVRPIRSTDKFQNYGELAISIDAREVQHMLENAAWNESGHLWLTNEENRVMVSQKGEGLNQLLGTKISNLGTLADSEGVENVKLDEESSTLLYYTIPSLGWKLVGVIPTHIYTAQNQYVLTITAWAIGISGLFAGLLVLYFITWVTRPLIKVARKLNKIDPDEPIRPFEVKTMDEIGMLLRSYNRLSDRIQRLKSQLQLNAAKKKEADIEALQAQINPHFLYNTLSSIHWIALMNKQKPIAEMVGALTDFLRFSLNDGREFCTVGQEVAHAQNYVRIMSKRFQDKFEASFFIDPAMQDQTMLKLLLQPLIENSIMHGIQKKKEKGSILVQGELRPGGMTFVVQDTGIGMEEAKLEEIKRELQIEKESVEDPDEAAKDSGEAEKSGYGLGSVHRRLMLHYGSETGLQIESEPGNGTRISFTIPLLEGSV; encoded by the coding sequence GTGAAAAACAAAAAACGGGGTGGTCCGATGTGGTTCAGAAATTCATTAAAAAGCAAGCTGTCTGTTCTGCTGATTGCGGCTATCGTGTTTCCGCTTCTTGCCACCGGCATTGTCTCGTACCGCATCGCTACGAATTTGACGGAGAAAATCGAAAAGCAGTCCGGGATGAACACACTCCAGCAAATTTCGGACAAGCTGGATTTCATCATCAATGATGCGGAGAACATGTCGGTCTTTATCATCGGCCAGAAAAACATCCAATCCTACCTCGGCAGCGACCGGTCAGACATCTCGTTATATTCGCAAAACGTTGCTTTCCTGATGAACCTCGCTTCCTCCAAAACCTATATTTCGAACATTACGATCACCTCCAACCGGGGGTTCCCGGCGTTGTCCAACACGACGATTATCCGTTCCGGCCTGCCGGAGGTTATGCGGGCTAACGAAGGGAAATATAACCCGGCTGTAAAATGGTGGACCCCGCTGTATGAGAACCAGACGACGGACAATGGAATCAAGCAGGTATTTACGCTGGTTCGGCCGATTCGCAGCACCGACAAATTTCAGAACTACGGGGAGCTTGCGATCAGCATTGACGCCCGGGAGGTGCAGCACATGCTCGAGAACGCTGCCTGGAATGAAAGCGGGCATCTGTGGCTGACCAACGAAGAGAATCGGGTGATGGTCTCCCAGAAAGGCGAAGGATTGAATCAGCTCTTGGGGACCAAGATTTCGAATCTGGGTACTCTTGCGGACTCCGAAGGGGTCGAGAACGTCAAGCTGGACGAGGAGAGCAGCACCTTGCTTTATTACACAATCCCCAGTTTGGGCTGGAAGCTGGTCGGCGTCATTCCCACCCACATCTATACAGCGCAAAACCAATACGTGCTGACGATTACGGCTTGGGCTATTGGCATTTCCGGGCTGTTTGCCGGCCTGCTGGTGCTTTATTTCATTACCTGGGTGACCCGGCCGCTCATCAAGGTGGCGCGAAAGCTGAACAAGATCGATCCGGACGAGCCGATCCGCCCGTTCGAGGTCAAAACCATGGACGAAATCGGCATGCTCCTGCGCAGCTACAACCGGCTGAGCGACCGTATCCAGCGGCTCAAGAGTCAGCTGCAGCTGAATGCAGCCAAGAAAAAGGAGGCGGACATCGAGGCCCTACAGGCTCAAATTAATCCGCATTTTCTGTACAACACGCTCTCATCCATCCATTGGATCGCTTTGATGAATAAACAAAAGCCGATTGCGGAAATGGTCGGGGCGCTCACTGATTTCCTCAGGTTCAGCCTGAATGATGGAAGGGAATTCTGCACGGTCGGCCAGGAGGTTGCCCACGCCCAAAATTACGTACGCATTATGTCCAAACGGTTTCAGGATAAATTTGAGGCAAGCTTCTTCATCGACCCGGCGATGCAGGACCAAACGATGCTGAAGCTTCTCCTGCAGCCTTTGATTGAGAACAGCATCATGCACGGGATTCAGAAGAAGAAGGAGAAAGGCAGCATCCTGGTGCAGGGAGAGCTTCGCCCGGGAGGGATGACTTTTGTCGTTCAGGATACGGGCATCGGCATGGAAGAAGCGAAGCTTGAAGAGATCAAACGGGAGCTGCAGATCGAGAAAGAAAGTGTGGAGGACCCTGATGAAGCGGCAAAGGATTCAGGTGAAGCCGAAAAATCCGGATACGGTTTAGGCAGCGTCCACCGCCGATTGATGCTGCACTACGGAAGCGAAACCGGACTTCAGATCGAAAGCGAGCCAGGCAACGGCACGCGAATATCCTTTACTATACCTTTACTGGAGGGATCCGTATGA
- a CDS encoding extracellular solute-binding protein — MAKQKPIAILALLLSFTLLLAACGQGGDNTAATSAAGSEGSKATGEKIKLSIWHNFSGDDLRAKVVRAQIDKFKTEHPEVELDEQAIPPDGYRQRLKTVAAANEMPDVFFVQSGTSIKEFYDGGLIQPITPVLDEHPDWKDNFIAGSLDTLSFEGQVYATPLSGSATSFLFYNKSLFEKYGVKVPTTWDEMMTAVKTFNDNKITPISLGNKASWLAQSSILSSLADRVTGTDWFLKAVNQDGAKFTDPEFVQALQYFKDLADANAFQTGFNSLDNTQMEQYFAEGKAAMMIDGSWALTNMAAAATEEQLSQIDITVLPSVPGGKGDPNSMSGGSGGGLALSKSVSGDKLKAALDLIYTVSGPEAMQAIADSNSIVTYKVEPDQSKVMPLFYKAFTLYKSLSLTPVYDAYLTSSATDAVNNGLQEVSLGGDPKAIAQKIQDAQARDLGK; from the coding sequence ATGGCAAAGCAAAAACCAATCGCAATTCTCGCTCTGTTACTTTCGTTCACTTTGCTGCTCGCGGCTTGCGGCCAGGGGGGAGATAACACGGCGGCCACCAGCGCGGCCGGATCGGAGGGCTCCAAGGCAACAGGGGAGAAAATCAAGCTGTCCATCTGGCATAACTTCTCCGGGGATGATTTGAGAGCCAAGGTCGTACGGGCACAGATCGACAAGTTTAAAACCGAACACCCCGAGGTTGAACTGGATGAGCAGGCGATTCCGCCGGACGGATACCGTCAGCGTTTGAAGACGGTGGCTGCCGCCAACGAAATGCCGGATGTCTTCTTCGTGCAATCGGGCACATCGATCAAAGAATTTTACGATGGCGGTTTGATTCAGCCGATCACCCCTGTGCTGGATGAGCATCCGGATTGGAAAGACAACTTTATTGCCGGCTCGCTCGACACGCTTTCCTTTGAGGGCCAGGTGTACGCCACGCCGCTGAGCGGCTCAGCCACTTCCTTCCTGTTCTACAACAAGTCCTTGTTTGAGAAATACGGCGTTAAGGTTCCTACCACTTGGGACGAGATGATGACGGCGGTCAAAACGTTCAACGACAACAAAATCACGCCGATTTCGCTGGGGAATAAAGCCTCCTGGCTGGCGCAGTCCAGCATCCTCTCCTCGCTTGCGGACCGGGTGACCGGTACGGACTGGTTCTTGAAAGCCGTGAATCAGGACGGGGCGAAGTTCACCGATCCCGAATTCGTGCAGGCACTGCAATATTTCAAAGACCTGGCGGATGCCAATGCGTTCCAAACCGGCTTTAACAGCCTGGATAACACCCAGATGGAGCAGTATTTTGCCGAGGGCAAAGCCGCAATGATGATCGACGGTTCATGGGCGCTGACGAATATGGCTGCGGCAGCAACCGAGGAGCAGCTCAGTCAGATCGACATCACCGTGCTTCCGTCCGTTCCCGGCGGCAAAGGGGATCCGAATTCGATGTCCGGCGGCTCCGGCGGCGGTCTGGCGCTCAGCAAATCCGTCTCAGGTGACAAGCTGAAAGCCGCTTTGGACCTGATCTATACGGTCAGCGGTCCGGAAGCGATGCAGGCCATCGCGGACAGCAACTCGATCGTCACCTACAAGGTTGAGCCGGATCAGTCCAAAGTTATGCCGCTGTTCTACAAGGCGTTTACGCTGTACAAATCACTCAGCCTTACTCCGGTATACGATGCTTATTTAACCTCTTCCGCGACCGACGCGGTGAACAACGGCCTGCAGGAAGTGTCCCTGGGCGGCGATCCGAAAGCGATCGCCCAGAAGATTCAGGACGCTCAGGCCAGAGATCTTGGCAAATAA
- a CDS encoding response regulator has translation MNIMIIDDEVIIRTGLCTVIDWAELGMNLLPPAESAEEALGRLLSERPDIVLTDIRMAGMDGIQLAKEIREKLPDAEVIILTGYDDFRFAQRALRQGVTDYLLKTSDPEEIIKSVMKAKQNLQMKWELKKQGDVQAAALRKQHFESWLTGGGNGSGNGDTGGLAYKSVSEWLQQAGIHLAASAGRPHGMRVLLISASGWGHDRFSGVMLGAAESKLSELLPGISLLRNNRIIAVVGVTPGWPGTRQLEKAVSRIKDTLRCDIFAAAGNEVRLVEELRRSYEEAQKVYGYRIVFGDKGLFELKDVEDRQGGRAVCSEKEESELSSLLMNNNASQLHDWTAALVRERLEDSETTPTSLQAFLQSIVIGAHRWLDRAKETASASQLSTGLTGAAATPAISFEPGVVLEDELFKLLLSVMNEFHQLAADGRHSYIYRAIAYIRNHLGEHLTLQQVAGFVHLNANHFSEVFKRETGQGFSEFVIRERMQLAANILLTTQKKVSEVAGEAGYEDIKYFSQQFKKMMGCTPTEYRQLSTE, from the coding sequence ATGAACATTATGATCATAGATGACGAGGTTATCATTCGGACGGGGCTTTGTACCGTCATCGACTGGGCCGAACTGGGCATGAACCTGCTTCCGCCCGCGGAATCGGCAGAGGAGGCGCTCGGGCGGCTCCTTTCGGAGCGTCCGGACATCGTACTTACCGATATCCGGATGGCCGGTATGGACGGCATTCAGCTGGCCAAGGAAATCAGGGAGAAGCTGCCGGATGCCGAAGTTATCATTCTCACCGGCTACGACGATTTCAGATTTGCCCAGCGGGCCCTCCGGCAGGGTGTAACTGACTATTTGCTGAAGACAAGCGATCCTGAGGAAATTATTAAATCCGTGATGAAAGCCAAACAGAATCTTCAGATGAAATGGGAACTGAAGAAGCAGGGCGATGTTCAGGCGGCTGCGCTGCGAAAGCAGCATTTTGAGTCATGGCTGACCGGAGGCGGGAACGGGAGCGGAAATGGAGATACGGGTGGTCTGGCTTATAAGTCGGTCAGCGAATGGCTGCAGCAGGCCGGGATCCATCTGGCAGCGTCCGCCGGCCGCCCCCACGGTATGCGCGTCCTGCTGATCAGCGCCTCAGGATGGGGGCATGACCGCTTCTCAGGGGTCATGCTTGGAGCGGCCGAAAGCAAGCTGTCCGAGCTGCTCCCCGGCATATCGCTGCTAAGGAATAACAGGATCATTGCTGTAGTTGGCGTGACACCGGGATGGCCGGGGACCCGGCAGCTTGAGAAGGCAGTCAGCCGGATCAAGGATACACTAAGGTGCGATATTTTTGCCGCTGCCGGAAATGAGGTCCGCTTGGTAGAGGAACTGCGCCGTTCCTATGAGGAAGCACAGAAGGTATACGGCTATCGGATTGTGTTCGGCGATAAGGGGCTGTTTGAGCTGAAGGATGTGGAAGACCGCCAGGGCGGAAGAGCCGTCTGCTCGGAGAAGGAGGAAAGCGAGTTGTCTTCGCTCCTGATGAACAACAATGCCAGCCAGCTCCATGACTGGACTGCAGCGCTCGTTAGGGAACGGCTGGAGGATTCTGAAACGACCCCGACTTCTCTGCAGGCGTTCCTTCAATCCATTGTGATCGGGGCCCATCGCTGGCTGGACAGGGCAAAGGAGACGGCCTCGGCTTCACAGTTGTCAACGGGGCTGACGGGCGCAGCAGCGACGCCGGCTATTTCATTTGAGCCGGGGGTCGTGCTTGAAGATGAACTGTTTAAGCTGCTGCTGTCAGTGATGAATGAGTTCCACCAGCTGGCCGCTGATGGCAGGCATTCTTACATCTACCGGGCCATTGCCTATATTCGCAATCATCTCGGCGAACATTTGACCCTGCAGCAGGTGGCGGGTTTCGTACACTTGAATGCCAATCATTTCAGCGAGGTCTTCAAACGGGAAACAGGACAGGGATTCAGCGAGTTTGTGATTCGGGAGCGAATGCAGCTTGCAGCGAACATTCTGCTGACTACGCAGAAGAAAGTCAGCGAGGTAGCGGGGGAAGCGGGTTACGAAGACATCAAATATTTCAGCCAGCAGTTCAAGAAAATGATGGGATGTACCCCAACGGAATATCGGCAGCTTTCCACGGAGTGA
- a CDS encoding ACT domain-containing protein: MKGIITVLGKDKVGIIAKVCTYLAEQNVNILDISQTIIQGYFNMMMIVDITAPAKSFEALIEDLQKLGAELGVEIKLQHEDIFNTMHRI; the protein is encoded by the coding sequence ATGAAAGGGATTATTACTGTGCTCGGCAAGGATAAGGTAGGCATTATCGCTAAAGTCTGCACGTACCTGGCCGAACAGAATGTCAACATTCTGGATATCTCGCAGACGATTATTCAGGGTTATTTCAATATGATGATGATCGTCGATATTACGGCTCCGGCCAAAAGCTTTGAGGCGCTGATTGAAGATCTGCAGAAGCTTGGGGCGGAGCTGGGCGTGGAGATCAAACTCCAGCATGAGGATATTTTCAATACGATGCACCGGATTTAA
- a CDS encoding PFL family protein — MITLGEVQETNKMIREMNLDVRTITMGISLMDCAHSDLAVFNLNIYDKITRLAEKLVKTGEDLERQFGIPIINKRVSVTPISIAAGGLKTDSYVPVAETLEKAAKEIGVNFIGGFSALVHKGFTEGDRKLIESIPEALSVTERICASVNIGSSRSGINMDAVKLMGGIVKKTAELTADRDSAGCSKLVVFCNAVEDNPFMAGAFHGVGEPECVINVGVSGPGVVKRALEEVKTSDFETLCETIKRTAFKVTRVGQLVAQETSKRLGVPFGIVDLSLAPTPEIGDSIAEIFQVMGLEEAGAPGTTAALAILNDNVKKGGVMASSYVGGLSGAFIPVSEDHGMIQAVQKGALTLEKLEAMTCVCSVGLDMIAIPGDTSAATLSGIIADEAAIGMVNNKTTAVRIIPVVGKGVGEIAEFGGLLGYAPVMPVNSFSCASFIDRGGRIPAPIHSFKN; from the coding sequence ATGATTACGCTTGGAGAAGTGCAGGAAACGAATAAAATGATCCGGGAAATGAACCTCGACGTGCGCACGATTACGATGGGCATCAGTCTGATGGACTGTGCGCATTCGGATTTGGCGGTATTTAACCTGAATATTTACGATAAAATTACCCGTCTGGCCGAGAAGCTGGTCAAAACGGGCGAAGATCTGGAGCGCCAGTTCGGCATTCCGATCATTAACAAACGCGTATCGGTTACCCCGATTTCGATTGCGGCCGGCGGCCTCAAAACCGACTCTTACGTGCCTGTTGCCGAAACGCTGGAGAAAGCAGCCAAAGAGATCGGCGTCAATTTTATCGGCGGGTTCTCCGCTTTGGTGCATAAAGGATTTACGGAAGGCGACCGCAAGCTGATCGAAAGCATTCCGGAAGCCTTGTCCGTCACGGAGCGCATCTGCGCATCGGTCAACATCGGATCTTCGCGCAGCGGCATCAACATGGATGCGGTGAAGCTGATGGGCGGCATCGTCAAGAAGACGGCTGAGCTGACCGCGGACCGCGATTCGGCGGGCTGCTCCAAGCTGGTTGTCTTCTGCAATGCGGTAGAGGACAACCCGTTTATGGCGGGCGCTTTCCACGGAGTTGGCGAGCCGGAGTGCGTGATCAACGTTGGCGTCAGCGGACCGGGCGTGGTCAAGCGGGCTTTGGAGGAAGTGAAGACCAGCGACTTCGAAACGCTCTGCGAGACGATTAAACGGACAGCGTTTAAAGTGACGCGGGTCGGCCAGCTGGTCGCCCAGGAAACGTCGAAACGCCTCGGCGTGCCGTTTGGCATCGTCGATCTGTCGCTGGCTCCGACGCCGGAAATCGGCGACTCGATTGCGGAGATTTTCCAGGTGATGGGCTTGGAGGAAGCTGGTGCTCCGGGAACGACGGCGGCTTTGGCGATCCTGAACGACAACGTGAAAAAAGGCGGCGTGATGGCGTCTTCCTACGTCGGCGGCCTCAGCGGCGCTTTTATCCCGGTCAGCGAAGACCACGGCATGATTCAGGCCGTACAGAAAGGCGCGCTGACGCTTGAAAAATTGGAAGCCATGACCTGCGTCTGCTCGGTCGGCCTCGATATGATCGCGATCCCCGGAGACACGAGCGCCGCGACCCTGTCGGGCATCATCGCCGACGAAGCGGCCATCGGCATGGTCAATAACAAAACGACGGCCGTCCGCATTATTCCGGTCGTCGGCAAAGGCGTCGGCGAAATCGCCGAATTCGGCGGACTGCTCGGCTATGCGCCGGTTATGCCGGTAAACAGCTTCAGCTGCGCCAGCTTCATTGACCGCGGCGGACGGATTCCGGCGCCTATCCACAGCTTCAAGAACTGA
- a CDS encoding carbohydrate ABC transporter permease has product MAFVNRLRGFVVIGLLPALVLYLVFVLVPIVWSVYYGFYDWKGIGAASFTGLDNYAEALRDPIFWRALKNNLIIVAASILGQLPIALVLSLILRKSTLFHRFVRSAVFMPMVVSTVVIGMIWGYIYHPQIGILNVILQNIGLGSWIRDWLGDARINMYSVSAPVIWANIGPYLIIFISAIQNIPSEMEDAAKLDGAVRAKWLYLIVIPMIWDTIKVAIVLCISGSLKAFDLIYIMTGGGPAQSTELLATYMYNNTFEVFRYGYGSAVSSLIIVISLILVLGSQLLMRKRGI; this is encoded by the coding sequence ATGGCGTTCGTGAACCGACTTAGAGGGTTTGTGGTGATCGGGCTGCTGCCCGCTCTCGTTTTGTACCTGGTTTTTGTGCTTGTGCCGATCGTCTGGTCGGTTTATTACGGATTTTATGACTGGAAAGGCATTGGCGCAGCCAGCTTTACCGGTTTGGACAACTATGCGGAGGCCCTCCGCGACCCGATTTTCTGGCGGGCGTTGAAGAACAACCTGATCATCGTGGCCGCCTCGATTCTGGGGCAGCTGCCGATCGCGCTCGTTCTATCCTTGATTCTCCGAAAAAGCACGCTGTTCCACCGCTTTGTCCGCTCGGCCGTTTTTATGCCTATGGTTGTCTCCACCGTTGTCATCGGCATGATCTGGGGATATATCTATCACCCTCAAATCGGTATCTTAAATGTCATTTTGCAAAATATCGGGCTAGGCTCCTGGATCCGTGACTGGCTGGGGGATGCCCGCATCAATATGTATTCGGTCAGCGCTCCGGTCATTTGGGCCAACATCGGCCCTTATCTGATTATCTTTATCTCGGCGATTCAGAACATCCCGTCCGAAATGGAGGATGCCGCCAAACTTGACGGCGCCGTCCGGGCCAAATGGCTGTATCTCATCGTCATTCCGATGATCTGGGATACGATCAAGGTCGCCATCGTACTCTGCATTTCCGGCAGTTTGAAAGCCTTTGACCTGATTTATATTATGACGGGCGGCGGTCCGGCCCAGTCGACCGAGCTGCTCGCCACTTACATGTACAATAATACGTTTGAAGTTTTCCGTTACGGCTACGGCTCCGCCGTTTCCTCGCTGATCATCGTCATCAGCCTCATTCTCGTGCTCGGCAGCCAGCTGCTGATGAGAAAGAGAGGGATATAA
- a CDS encoding carbohydrate ABC transporter permease, whose protein sequence is MNLISPESLTEKTFRRPLSTRRRKSGWLWGLDTALLVYALATIYPLLWLFISSFKSVRDFSANPFALPSVWQFENYTRAWEIAGIGRAFANSVIVTLGSLALTLILGTLTGYILSRLDFRFKGVIMGLFVLGMLIPIHSTLVPLFIMMKNLHILDTYASLILPYAAFELPVAIFIVAAYLTSVPKELEEAAMIDGNGYWGIFCRIIMPLAVPAMATISILGFLRFWNDFAFALVFINDQSLKTLPLSLSIFSDGYGTDYSLTMAAMSIAVIPTVIVYLIFQEQIMKGMVAGAVKG, encoded by the coding sequence ATGAATCTGATTTCACCGGAATCCCTGACAGAGAAAACATTCCGCAGACCCTTGTCCACCCGGCGCAGGAAATCCGGCTGGCTGTGGGGATTGGATACGGCGCTGCTGGTTTATGCCCTGGCGACGATTTACCCTCTGCTGTGGCTGTTTATCAGCTCCTTCAAGTCTGTGCGCGACTTCTCGGCCAATCCGTTTGCCCTGCCTTCGGTCTGGCAGTTTGAAAATTATACGCGGGCCTGGGAAATTGCCGGTATCGGAAGGGCATTTGCCAACTCAGTTATCGTCACGCTCGGTTCGCTTGCGCTGACGCTGATTCTCGGGACGCTTACCGGCTACATTTTGTCACGGCTGGACTTCCGGTTTAAGGGTGTAATTATGGGTTTGTTTGTACTGGGCATGCTGATTCCGATCCACAGCACGCTGGTACCGCTGTTTATCATGATGAAGAACCTGCATATTCTGGACACCTATGCTTCGCTGATTCTGCCTTATGCGGCGTTCGAGCTGCCTGTGGCGATCTTTATCGTGGCGGCCTATTTAACCTCCGTGCCCAAAGAGCTGGAAGAAGCGGCGATGATCGACGGCAACGGATATTGGGGGATTTTCTGCCGGATCATTATGCCGCTGGCGGTTCCGGCCATGGCGACGATCTCGATTTTGGGTTTTCTGCGCTTCTGGAACGATTTCGCTTTTGCGCTCGTGTTTATCAATGACCAGTCCTTAAAAACGCTGCCGCTCAGCTTGTCCATCTTCTCCGACGGCTATGGCACGGATTACAGCCTGACGATGGCCGCGATGTCGATTGCGGTAATTCCAACGGTGATTGTGTACCTGATCTTCCAGGAGCAGATCATGAAAGGTATGGTTGCGGGAGCGGTTAAAGGTTAA